From Mycobacterium lacus, one genomic window encodes:
- the pth gene encoding aminoacyl-tRNA hydrolase yields MAEPLLVVGLGNPGDNYARTRHNLGFMVADLLAARLGSKFKVHKRSGAEVLSGRIAGRSVVLAKPRCYMNESGRQVGPVAKFYSVAPADIIVIHDELDLDFGRIRLKLGGGEGGHNGVRSVAAALGTKDFQRVRIGIGRPPGRKDPAAFVLENFTAAERVQVPTICEQAADATELLIELGLEPAQNRVHAW; encoded by the coding sequence GTGGCCGAACCCCTGTTAGTGGTCGGCCTGGGCAACCCGGGAGACAACTACGCCCGCACCCGGCACAACCTCGGATTCATGGTTGCCGACCTGCTCGCCGCGCGACTGGGCTCCAAATTCAAGGTGCACAAGCGTTCCGGCGCCGAAGTCCTCAGCGGCCGGATAGCGGGACGCTCGGTGGTATTAGCCAAGCCGCGCTGCTACATGAATGAGTCGGGCCGCCAGGTGGGCCCGGTGGCGAAGTTCTACTCAGTGGCGCCGGCCGACATCATCGTCATCCACGACGAGCTCGACCTCGACTTCGGTCGCATCCGGCTCAAGCTCGGCGGCGGTGAAGGGGGCCACAACGGCGTCCGTTCGGTGGCAGCCGCGCTGGGTACCAAGGACTTTCAGCGGGTGCGCATCGGGATCGGCCGTCCACCGGGTCGCAAAGACCCGGCGGCGTTCGTGTTGGAGAACTTCACGGCGGCAGAGCGCGTGCAAGTCCCCACGATCTGCGAGCAGGCCGCCGACGCCACCGAGTTGCTCATCGAACTGGGGCTGGAGCCCGCGCAAAACCGCGTGCACGCCTGGTAG
- a CDS encoding MbtH family protein — protein sequence MSGHPFDDDHGTFVVLVTDEEQHSLWPAFADIPAGWRAVYRESSRAECLDCIEENWSDIRPMSLRDTLAQT from the coding sequence TTGAGCGGCCATCCGTTTGATGATGACCATGGCACATTCGTGGTGTTGGTCACCGACGAGGAGCAACACAGCCTGTGGCCAGCGTTCGCCGACATCCCGGCGGGCTGGCGGGCGGTGTACAGGGAATCGTCGCGCGCCGAGTGTCTGGATTGCATCGAAGAGAACTGGAGTGACATCCGGCCGATGAGCCTCCGAGACACGCTCGCGCAGACGTGA
- a CDS encoding non-ribosomal peptide synthetase, whose translation MGPLERENRTLPLTRGQLDIWLTHETGNCGATDWQLGYFLTIDGPVAPDVLEHAIRLVLEETEPVRAAFSEVDGHVVQWVVADPDFELLIYDLRDCHDPVGHAHELAESIRRTPIALAGGLLIKFALFQTRTNQFHLYGYWHHIATDGFGAMLIANRIAAIYSALISGAPVPPSFFGKLQDLVDYESAYEASDDYARDLTYWTGMLSTLDPAAQPDYRRVWDARAPDAPLTSELVRLDDAVVGRVHQLSRALGVRRSSVLTAACALLVHGWCARGSEVVLDLPVTRRVGPETMTIPGMLSGVVPLVLATPPNSTVADFCRHVDMRIREVLHHQRFPTSILERNYRGATQPANRVSINIVPSITVAPFGDAVASIRPSASAFGPRGSGLAFFRDNDKLLLTSVGTGDLVSRFRIDELGRLVEQVLAAITADPARVLSSIDLLGAAEHARLDGWGNRAVLTVPPTIAASIPAVWAAQVRRTPAAMALTCEGRSLTYRQLDRAANQLAHLLRGHGARPGTRVALLLPHRAEAIIAILAVLKTGAAYVPIDPMHPQARIEFVLTDAAPIAAITATDLRARLQGCDLPVIDVDDPAMDSQPSTALPEPAADDVAYLIYTSGTTGVPKGVAVTHLNVTELVAALGASLPSAGVWSHWHSYAFDYSVWEIWGALLDGGRLVVVPESVAHSPTDFHDLLVGEQLSVLTQTPSALAILEPRGLESVTLITGGEPCPSEVADRWAPGRVMINAYGPTETTICTAISAPLRAGSGVVPIGAPVAGAALFVLDDWLRAVPAGVVGELYVAGRGVAVGYVGRAGLTASRFVACPFGGAGTRMYRTGDLVRWLPDGQLEYAGRADDQVKIRGYRIELGEVTAALAKLDGVDQAAVIARQDHPGDKRLVGYITGTADPVKARALLTEQLPPYMVPTAIVVLETLPLTVNGKLDLRALPAPDYHGSDHHRAPATRVEEILAGIYARTLGLRRVGVEESFFDLGGDSLLAMRAIAAINRSLGVQLAVHTLFDAPTVRRLGQQLRNPVTSVQDVVPIEILKQGTGVPLFCIHPAGGISWQYQGLSSYLTCPLIGIQQVPRDGEVAPRSISCMATNYADRIQAIDPAGPYRLLGWSFGGTVAHELAIELVGRGSAVERLIILDAGPAFKIKKTDEQRTRAAIEFEVLKGALRLYHIDVPPGLKSLSYHEVESLVRQQSGGAEVILPTSQVVDLIVDNVIANLELCDTNRAPGVFDGDMTIFSAAQSNIWGSSLTDIWRPYVGGDISAYSVDCSHEEMLTSRALKTYGRQLKYLL comes from the coding sequence ATGGGTCCCCTTGAACGTGAAAATCGAACACTTCCGCTGACTCGGGGGCAGCTTGATATCTGGCTGACGCACGAGACGGGCAACTGCGGCGCGACCGACTGGCAACTCGGCTACTTTTTGACCATCGATGGCCCGGTGGCGCCCGATGTGCTCGAGCACGCGATCCGGCTGGTGCTCGAAGAGACCGAACCGGTCAGGGCCGCATTCTCTGAGGTGGACGGCCACGTTGTCCAGTGGGTAGTAGCTGACCCGGATTTCGAGCTTCTCATCTATGACCTCCGAGACTGCCACGACCCGGTGGGACACGCTCACGAGCTTGCCGAATCGATCCGACGCACCCCGATAGCACTGGCGGGCGGGCTGCTTATAAAGTTCGCTCTGTTTCAGACACGCACAAATCAGTTTCACCTGTACGGGTATTGGCATCACATCGCCACCGACGGATTCGGCGCTATGCTTATCGCGAATCGAATCGCTGCCATTTACTCCGCGCTGATTTCCGGCGCGCCAGTGCCGCCCAGTTTCTTCGGCAAGCTGCAAGACTTGGTGGATTACGAGTCGGCGTACGAGGCATCCGACGATTACGCCCGGGACTTGACCTATTGGACGGGCATGCTCTCGACGCTCGATCCCGCAGCGCAGCCCGATTACCGGCGGGTATGGGATGCGCGTGCACCGGACGCACCTTTGACCTCGGAGCTGGTCCGCTTGGACGACGCTGTCGTCGGCCGGGTTCACCAGTTATCTCGCGCGCTGGGGGTGCGCCGATCGTCCGTCCTTACCGCAGCTTGCGCGCTTCTGGTGCATGGGTGGTGCGCGCGCGGCTCGGAGGTGGTGCTCGATCTCCCGGTAACCAGACGCGTTGGCCCAGAGACAATGACGATACCCGGGATGTTATCCGGGGTTGTTCCGCTCGTATTGGCGACCCCGCCGAACTCCACCGTCGCCGACTTTTGTCGGCACGTCGATATGCGAATACGGGAGGTGCTACACCATCAGCGGTTCCCGACATCCATTCTGGAGCGCAACTACCGCGGCGCCACACAGCCGGCAAATAGGGTTAGCATAAATATCGTTCCGTCGATAACCGTGGCGCCTTTTGGCGATGCCGTGGCATCGATAAGGCCTTCCGCGTCGGCTTTTGGTCCGCGGGGTTCCGGATTGGCCTTCTTCAGAGACAATGACAAGCTCTTGTTGACTTCCGTCGGAACGGGTGACCTGGTTTCGCGTTTTCGTATCGACGAATTGGGCCGCCTAGTGGAGCAGGTGTTGGCGGCGATCACCGCCGACCCGGCGCGGGTGTTGTCGTCGATAGATCTGCTGGGTGCGGCCGAGCACGCCCGCCTGGATGGGTGGGGCAACCGGGCGGTGCTCACGGTGCCGCCGACCATCGCCGCATCGATTCCGGCGGTGTGGGCCGCGCAGGTGCGACGCACACCCGCGGCGATGGCGCTGACCTGCGAAGGCCGGTCTTTGACCTACCGGCAACTCGACCGGGCAGCCAACCAGCTCGCCCACCTGCTGCGCGGACACGGGGCTCGCCCGGGCACCCGTGTGGCCCTGCTGCTCCCCCACCGCGCCGAGGCCATCATCGCCATCCTGGCGGTGCTCAAGACCGGGGCCGCCTACGTTCCCATCGACCCCATGCATCCGCAGGCCCGGATTGAATTCGTGCTCACCGATGCCGCGCCGATCGCCGCGATCACCGCGACGGACTTGCGCGCGCGGCTGCAGGGATGTGATCTGCCGGTCATCGATGTCGACGACCCCGCAATGGACAGCCAACCTAGCACGGCACTGCCGGAGCCCGCGGCAGACGACGTCGCCTACCTGATCTACACCTCGGGGACCACCGGTGTGCCCAAGGGAGTGGCGGTCACCCACCTCAACGTGACCGAGCTGGTGGCGGCGCTAGGCGCAAGCCTGCCGTCGGCCGGGGTGTGGTCGCATTGGCACTCGTATGCGTTCGACTACTCGGTGTGGGAGATATGGGGGGCGCTGCTTGACGGTGGGCGGTTGGTGGTGGTGCCCGAGTCAGTGGCGCACTCACCAACCGACTTTCACGATCTGCTGGTCGGCGAGCAGCTCAGCGTGTTGACCCAGACCCCGTCGGCATTGGCGATTTTGGAGCCGCGGGGTCTGGAGTCGGTGACGCTGATCACCGGCGGTGAGCCGTGTCCGTCCGAGGTCGCCGATCGGTGGGCGCCTGGACGGGTGATGATCAACGCCTACGGTCCGACCGAGACCACGATATGCACCGCGATCAGTGCGCCTCTACGGGCGGGGTCGGGGGTGGTTCCGATCGGTGCGCCGGTGGCGGGGGCGGCGTTGTTTGTGCTGGATGACTGGTTGCGGGCGGTACCGGCCGGGGTGGTCGGGGAGCTGTATGTGGCCGGCCGCGGGGTGGCGGTCGGATACGTGGGCCGGGCGGGGTTGACGGCGTCACGGTTTGTGGCGTGCCCGTTCGGCGGCGCCGGAACACGGATGTACCGCACCGGCGATCTGGTCCGGTGGCTGCCCGATGGGCAACTGGAATACGCGGGACGTGCCGATGACCAAGTCAAGATCCGCGGCTACCGCATCGAATTGGGCGAAGTCACTGCGGCATTGGCCAAGCTGGATGGCGTCGACCAGGCCGCGGTGATCGCCCGCCAAGACCACCCCGGCGACAAACGCCTGGTCGGCTACATCACCGGCACTGCAGACCCCGTCAAGGCGCGCGCGCTGTTGACCGAACAACTGCCGCCCTACATGGTGCCCACAGCGATCGTCGTGCTCGAGACATTGCCGCTCACGGTCAACGGAAAGCTCGACTTGCGCGCCCTGCCCGCGCCGGACTACCACGGCAGCGACCACCACCGGGCCCCGGCCACCCGCGTCGAGGAAATCCTGGCCGGCATCTATGCCCGCACACTGGGCCTGCGCCGCGTCGGTGTTGAGGAATCGTTCTTCGACCTCGGCGGAGACTCGCTGCTGGCGATGCGCGCCATCGCCGCCATCAACCGATCCCTCGGCGTCCAACTTGCCGTACATACCCTGTTCGACGCGCCAACCGTGCGACGCTTGGGCCAGCAGTTACGCAACCCCGTCACGTCGGTACAGGACGTGGTTCCCATCGAGATCCTGAAGCAGGGGACGGGCGTTCCACTGTTTTGCATCCATCCAGCCGGTGGGATTAGCTGGCAATATCAGGGTCTGAGTTCGTATTTGACCTGCCCGCTAATCGGGATTCAACAAGTCCCACGCGACGGGGAAGTCGCACCCAGATCAATTAGCTGCATGGCAACAAACTACGCGGACAGAATCCAGGCGATCGATCCCGCCGGACCGTATCGACTCCTCGGCTGGTCTTTTGGCGGAACCGTAGCTCACGAGCTGGCAATCGAACTTGTCGGACGCGGATCCGCGGTTGAGCGTCTTATCATCCTGGACGCTGGGCCCGCATTCAAGATCAAGAAAACGGACGAGCAACGGACGCGGGCCGCTATAGAGTTTGAAGTACTCAAAGGGGCCCTGCGGCTATACCACATCGACGTGCCGCCTGGGCTAAAGTCCCTCAGTTACCACGAAGTCGAGAGCCTCGTTCGTCAACAGAGCGGCGGCGCGGAGGTTATTCTTCCCACCAGCCAAGTCGTCGATTTAATTGTCGACAATGTAATCGCCAATCTGGAACTTTGCGACACGAATCGCGCGCCCGGCGTGTTTGACGGCGACATGACCATATTCTCCGCCGCGCAAAGTAATATCTGGGGTTCCTCGCTGACCGACATTTGGCGGCCCTATGTCGGTGGCGATATCAGCGCATACTCGGTCGACTGCAGCCATGAGGAGATGCTGACTTCTCGCGCGCTGAAAACATACGGAAGGCAACTCAAATATCTCTTGTGA
- a CDS encoding fatty acyl-AMP ligase yields MSRFTDKMFRNARESTKGMVTGEPHMPVRHTWGEVHQRARRIAGGLAAVGVGRGDAVGVLAGAPVEIAPTAQGLWMRGASLTMLHQPTPRTDLAAWAEDTTTVVDMIEAKAVVVSDPFLAAVPVLAERGIKVLTVEQLLASDPIDPVGADEDDLALMQLTSGSTGSPKAVQITHRNLFANLEAMYISAEYNADTDVMVSWLPLFHDMGMIGFLTVPMYFGGELVKVTPMDFMRDTLLWAKLIDKYQGTMTAAPNFAYSLFAKRLRKQAKPGQFDLSTLRFALSGAEPVEPADVEDLCEAGAPFGLKPQAILPAYGMAEITLAVSFSQCGAGLVVDEVDADLLAALRRAVPATKGNTRRLASLGPLLQGIEARIVDEDGNVLPTRGVGVIELRGESVSPGYLTMGGFIPAQDRHGWYDTGDLGYRLENGHVVVCGRVKDVIIMAGRNIYPTDIERAAGRVEGVRPGCAVAVRLDAGHSRETFAVAVESNAFEDPAEVRRIEHQVAHEVLKEVDVRPRNVVVLGPGTIPKTPSGKLRRSNSLALVT; encoded by the coding sequence GTGAGCAGGTTTACCGACAAGATGTTCCGCAATGCTCGCGAGAGCACCAAGGGCATGGTTACCGGTGAACCGCACATGCCGGTCCGGCACACGTGGGGCGAGGTGCATCAGCGGGCGCGCCGGATAGCCGGTGGGCTCGCGGCCGTCGGCGTAGGCCGCGGCGACGCGGTCGGTGTGCTGGCGGGCGCGCCCGTCGAGATCGCTCCGACCGCCCAAGGTCTGTGGATGCGCGGCGCCAGTCTGACCATGCTGCATCAGCCCACCCCCCGCACCGACTTGGCGGCGTGGGCCGAAGACACCACCACCGTGGTCGACATGATCGAGGCCAAGGCGGTCGTCGTCTCCGATCCGTTCCTGGCCGCCGTTCCGGTGCTGGCCGAGCGCGGCATCAAGGTGCTGACCGTCGAGCAGTTGCTGGCATCCGATCCGATCGACCCGGTCGGGGCCGACGAGGACGACCTGGCGTTGATGCAATTGACGTCTGGGTCCACAGGTTCACCCAAAGCTGTCCAGATCACCCACCGCAACCTGTTCGCCAATCTCGAGGCGATGTACATCAGCGCCGAGTACAACGCCGACACCGACGTGATGGTCAGCTGGCTACCGCTGTTCCACGACATGGGGATGATCGGCTTCTTGACCGTGCCGATGTACTTCGGCGGTGAGCTGGTCAAGGTCACCCCGATGGACTTCATGCGGGACACGCTGCTGTGGGCCAAGCTGATCGACAAGTACCAGGGGACGATGACGGCCGCCCCCAACTTCGCCTATTCGCTGTTCGCCAAGCGGCTGCGCAAGCAGGCCAAGCCCGGCCAGTTCGACCTGTCCACGTTGCGCTTCGCGCTGTCCGGCGCCGAGCCCGTCGAGCCGGCCGACGTCGAGGACCTGTGCGAGGCCGGCGCGCCGTTCGGGCTCAAGCCGCAGGCGATCTTGCCGGCCTACGGAATGGCCGAGATCACGCTCGCGGTGTCGTTCTCCCAGTGTGGCGCCGGCCTGGTGGTCGATGAGGTGGACGCCGACCTGCTGGCCGCACTGCGCCGTGCGGTGCCGGCCACCAAGGGCAACACCCGTCGCCTGGCCTCGCTGGGGCCGCTATTGCAGGGCATCGAGGCTCGCATTGTCGACGAGGACGGCAACGTGCTGCCGACCCGGGGTGTCGGCGTGATCGAATTGCGCGGCGAATCGGTCTCCCCGGGCTATCTCACGATGGGCGGCTTCATCCCGGCGCAGGACCGGCACGGCTGGTATGACACCGGTGACCTTGGCTACCGGCTGGAGAACGGTCACGTCGTGGTGTGTGGTCGGGTCAAGGACGTCATCATCATGGCCGGCCGGAACATCTACCCGACCGACATCGAGCGGGCCGCAGGCCGGGTCGAGGGTGTCCGGCCCGGGTGCGCGGTGGCGGTCCGGCTCGACGCCGGGCACTCGCGCGAGACGTTCGCCGTCGCCGTCGAGTCGAACGCCTTCGAGGATCCCGCCGAGGTGCGCCGCATCGAGCACCAGGTGGCCCACGAGGTACTCAAAGAGGTCGACGTGCGGCCACGCAACGTCGTGGTTCTCGGTCCCGGGACTATCCCGAAGACGCCGTCGGGCAAGCTGCGGCGGTCCAACTCGCTGGCACTCGTTACGTAG
- a CDS encoding 4-(cytidine 5'-diphospho)-2-C-methyl-D-erythritol kinase produces MSDGNTAELWVPTGSVTVRVPGKVNLYLAVGDRRDDGYHELTTVFHAVSLVDEVTVRNADVLSLELVGEGADQLPTDERNLAWQAAELMADHVGRAPDVSIMIDKSIPVAGGMAGGSADAAAVLVAMNSLWELNVPRRDLRMLAARLGSDVPFALHGGTALGTGRGEELATVLSRNTFHWVLAFADSGLPTPAVFAELDRLREVGDPPRLDEPGPVLAALAAGDPEQLAPLLGNELQPAAVSLDPALRRALRAGVQAGALAGVVSGSGPTCAFLCASAASALDIGAQLSGAGVCRTVRVATGPVPGARVIPAPTTSQ; encoded by the coding sequence ATGTCTGACGGCAACACCGCCGAGCTGTGGGTGCCCACCGGGTCGGTCACCGTTCGGGTTCCCGGAAAGGTCAACCTCTACCTGGCGGTCGGTGATCGCCGCGACGACGGTTATCACGAGCTGACGACGGTGTTTCACGCCGTCTCGCTGGTCGACGAGGTGACGGTGCGCAACGCCGATGTGCTGTCGCTCGAGCTCGTCGGCGAGGGAGCCGACCAGTTGCCCACCGACGAGCGCAACCTGGCCTGGCAGGCCGCCGAGCTGATGGCCGACCACGTGGGCCGGGCACCCGACGTGTCGATCATGATCGACAAATCCATTCCGGTGGCCGGTGGGATGGCGGGCGGCAGCGCGGATGCGGCCGCCGTGCTGGTCGCGATGAACTCCCTGTGGGAACTCAACGTGCCCCGCCGCGACCTGCGCATGCTCGCCGCGCGGCTGGGCAGCGACGTGCCATTCGCCCTGCACGGAGGCACCGCGCTGGGGACCGGTCGCGGCGAGGAGCTGGCCACCGTGTTGTCGCGCAACACCTTCCACTGGGTGCTGGCGTTTGCCGATAGCGGCCTGCCCACGCCGGCGGTGTTCGCCGAGCTGGATCGGCTGCGGGAGGTCGGTGATCCCCCGCGGCTGGACGAACCCGGGCCGGTGCTGGCCGCCCTGGCCGCCGGCGATCCGGAGCAGCTGGCGCCGCTGCTGGGCAACGAATTGCAGCCGGCCGCGGTGAGCCTGGATCCGGCGCTGCGGCGCGCGCTGCGCGCCGGTGTGCAAGCCGGTGCTTTGGCGGGCGTCGTGTCCGGCTCGGGCCCGACGTGTGCCTTCCTGTGCGCGTCGGCGGCCTCGGCGCTCGACATCGGCGCGCAGCTCTCGGGGGCGGGTGTGTGCCGCACCGTTAGAGTGGCCACCGGACCGGTGCCCGGAGCCCGGGTGATCCCGGCGCCGACGACCTCCCAATAA
- the rsmA gene encoding 16S rRNA (adenine(1518)-N(6)/adenine(1519)-N(6))-dimethyltransferase RsmA → MAGVQWTSGCTLTIRLLGRTEIRRLAKDLDFRPRKSLGQNFVHDANTVRRVVSASGVCRSDHVLEVGPGLGSLTLALLDRGATVTAVEMDPVLAGRLPQTVAEHSHSEIYRLTVLGRDVLSLRKADLAAEPTAVVANLPYNVAVPALLHVLAEFPSIRGVTVMVQAEVAERLAAEPGGKEYGVPSVKVRFFGRVRRCGTVSPTVFWPIPRVYSGLVRIDRYETPPWPTDEAFRERVFELVDIAFAQRRKTSRNAFAEWAGSGNESANRLLAASIDPARRGETLSIDDFVRLLRRSGDWASAS, encoded by the coding sequence CTGGCCGGTGTGCAGTGGACGAGCGGGTGCACGCTGACCATCCGGCTGCTGGGGCGCACCGAGATCCGGCGGCTGGCCAAGGACCTCGATTTTCGGCCACGGAAATCCCTCGGGCAGAACTTCGTTCACGACGCCAACACGGTGCGGCGGGTGGTGTCGGCCTCCGGGGTTTGCCGTTCTGACCATGTCCTGGAGGTAGGTCCGGGCCTCGGCTCGCTCACGCTGGCGCTGCTCGACCGCGGCGCTACCGTCACCGCCGTCGAGATGGATCCGGTGTTGGCCGGTCGGCTGCCGCAGACCGTCGCGGAGCATTCGCACAGCGAAATTTACCGGCTGACGGTGTTGGGTCGCGACGTCCTGTCGCTTCGGAAGGCGGACTTGGCCGCCGAGCCGACAGCGGTGGTCGCCAACCTCCCGTACAACGTCGCGGTCCCCGCGCTGCTGCATGTGCTTGCCGAATTTCCGTCCATCCGCGGCGTGACGGTGATGGTGCAAGCCGAGGTCGCCGAACGGCTTGCCGCCGAGCCCGGCGGCAAGGAATACGGCGTGCCCAGCGTCAAGGTGCGCTTCTTTGGACGGGTTCGTCGCTGCGGCACGGTGTCTCCGACGGTCTTCTGGCCAATCCCACGCGTCTATTCCGGGCTGGTACGCATCGACCGGTACGAGACTCCGCCATGGCCGACCGACGAAGCCTTCCGTGAGCGGGTGTTCGAACTGGTGGACATCGCGTTCGCGCAGCGGCGCAAGACATCTCGTAACGCGTTCGCCGAGTGGGCGGGCTCGGGAAACGAGTCGGCGAATCGATTGCTCGCGGCCAGCATCGACCCCGCCCGTCGCGGGGAGACGCTGTCCATCGACGACTTCGTGCGGCTGTTGCGCCGCTCGGGTGACTGGGCTTCGGCGAGCTGA
- a CDS encoding resuscitation-promoting factor: MTVLKQLHQTPSPMLRLVVGALLLVLTCAGGYAISACKTVTLTVDGTAMRVTTMRSRVIDIIKENGFSVGERDDLYPAGDVVVHDAENIVLRRSRPLEISLDGHDAKRVWTTASTVDEALAQLAMTDTAPAAASRGSRVPLAGMALPVVSAKTVQINDAGAVRTVHLPAPNVAGLLAAAGVPLLGSDQVVPGATSPIVDGMQIEVTRNRIERVTERLPLLPNARRIEDPEMNMSRAVVEDPGTPGTQDVTFAVAEVNGVETGRLPVANVVVTPAREAVVRVGTKPGTEVPPVSDGDVWDAIAGCEAGGNWAINTGNGYYGGVQFDQGTWERNGGLRYAPRADLATREEQIAVAEVTRQRQGWAAWPVCSGRAGAR, translated from the coding sequence TTGACTGTACTCAAACAACTTCACCAGACCCCATCACCGATGTTGCGCCTCGTGGTAGGCGCGCTGTTGCTCGTATTGACGTGCGCCGGAGGCTATGCGATCTCCGCGTGCAAGACGGTGACGTTGACCGTCGACGGAACGGCGATGCGGGTGACCACGATGAGGTCGCGGGTGATCGACATCATCAAAGAGAACGGGTTCTCCGTTGGCGAGCGTGACGACCTGTACCCGGCCGGTGATGTTGTGGTCCATGATGCGGAAAACATCGTGCTGCGGCGCAGCCGGCCGTTGGAGATCTCGTTGGACGGCCACGACGCCAAGAGGGTTTGGACGACGGCGTCCACCGTCGACGAGGCGCTGGCCCAACTTGCGATGACAGACACGGCCCCCGCCGCGGCTTCGCGCGGCAGCCGTGTTCCGCTGGCGGGCATGGCGTTGCCGGTTGTGTCCGCCAAGACGGTGCAGATCAACGACGCCGGCGCGGTGCGCACGGTGCACCTGCCGGCTCCCAATGTCGCTGGGCTGCTGGCCGCCGCCGGCGTCCCGCTGCTGGGCAGCGACCAGGTGGTGCCCGGTGCGACGTCGCCGATCGTCGACGGCATGCAGATCGAGGTGACCCGGAATCGCATCGAGAGGGTCACCGAGCGGTTGCCGCTGCTGCCGAACGCGCGCCGCATCGAGGACCCCGAGATGAACATGAGCCGTGCGGTCGTCGAGGACCCCGGAACTCCGGGTACGCAGGATGTGACGTTCGCGGTCGCCGAGGTCAACGGCGTCGAGACCGGTCGGCTGCCCGTCGCCAACGTGGTGGTGACGCCGGCCCGCGAAGCGGTGGTGCGAGTGGGGACCAAGCCCGGCACCGAGGTGCCCCCGGTGTCCGACGGGGACGTCTGGGATGCCATCGCGGGCTGTGAGGCCGGCGGAAACTGGGCGATCAACACCGGCAACGGGTATTACGGTGGTGTGCAGTTCGACCAGGGGACCTGGGAGCGCAATGGCGGGCTGCGGTATGCGCCCCGTGCGGACCTCGCCACCCGCGAGGAGCAGATCGCGGTTGCCGAGGTGACTCGGCAGCGCCAAGGCTGGGCCGCCTGGCCGGTGTGCAGTGGACGAGCGGGTGCACGCTGA
- a CDS encoding TatD family hydrolase: protein MRVSSSRRVERGAPPAPEPLAPLIDAHTHLDACGAADGDGVRAIVDRAAAVGVDAVVTVADDLDSARWVTRAAEWHPRVYAAVALHPTRADALSDDARAEIEELASHPRAVAVGETGMDMYWPGRLAGCAQPDVQREAFAWHIDLAKRIGKPLMIHNREADAEVLDVLRAEGAPDTVIFHCFSSDSAMARECVAAGWLVSLSGTVSFRNARDLREAVPLIPVEQLLVETDAPFLTPHPYRGAANEPYCLPYTVRALAELVNRRPEELALITTSNARRVYRLG, encoded by the coding sequence GTGCGCGTGAGCTCCAGCCGCCGTGTCGAACGCGGAGCGCCGCCCGCTCCGGAGCCCCTGGCGCCCTTGATCGACGCCCACACCCACCTCGACGCGTGCGGCGCCGCCGATGGCGACGGAGTGCGGGCCATCGTCGACCGCGCCGCGGCGGTCGGCGTGGACGCGGTGGTCACCGTCGCCGACGACCTGGACTCGGCACGCTGGGTCACCCGGGCCGCCGAGTGGCACCCGCGGGTGTATGCCGCGGTGGCGCTGCACCCCACCCGCGCCGACGCCCTCAGCGATGACGCCCGCGCCGAGATCGAGGAGCTGGCGTCGCATCCGCGGGCGGTGGCCGTCGGCGAGACCGGCATGGATATGTACTGGCCGGGGCGGCTGGCCGGGTGCGCGCAGCCGGACGTGCAGCGGGAGGCGTTCGCGTGGCACATCGACCTGGCCAAGCGGATCGGCAAACCGCTGATGATCCACAATCGCGAGGCCGACGCCGAGGTGCTCGACGTGCTGCGGGCCGAGGGCGCGCCCGACACCGTGATCTTTCACTGCTTCTCGTCGGACAGCGCCATGGCCCGCGAGTGTGTGGCCGCGGGGTGGCTGGTCAGCCTGTCCGGGACGGTGAGCTTCCGTAATGCTCGTGACCTACGGGAAGCCGTCCCGCTGATTCCGGTGGAGCAGCTGTTGGTCGAAACGGACGCGCCGTTCTTGACCCCGCATCCCTACCGGGGCGCAGCGAACGAGCCGTACTGCCTGCCCTACACCGTGCGGGCCCTGGCTGAGCTGGTCAATCGGCGTCCGGAGGAACTGGCGCTCATCACCACGAGCAATGCCCGTCGGGTCTATCGACTTGGGTGA